A region from the Flavobacteriales bacterium genome encodes:
- a CDS encoding choice-of-anchor L domain-containing protein, which produces MRNTTLRNLLLSIPAGLLGQAGFGQLSVAPQTDLQQLAEAITGPGVQISNPTITCHTEGYGEFTYTGIGLSVSNGVILTTGRMTDALGPNNNGGSNWFAQNTAGDPLLDAVTGRTTRDACKFEFDIIPSGDSLQFDFVFASEEYNEWVGSQFNDVFGFFISGPGIVGDPGAGGQKNIALVPGTATPVTINNVNNGSNSAFYQDNTGGTSTQYDGYTVGLSAKAMVSACETYHLRLVVADATDRKYDSGVFIDQVSSPTVTMSSYTLNGKPEMVEGCNPGWVRFTRTPVTNQPLVLQYYLQGTAINGTDYSAIAPINPLLPKTITIPANQAFVDRNIDPGADAVNEPVETVKFILGNPNCPGQNLDSLVFNIRDTILATVTPLNATICEGDSVQYTISGGSTFEWTPAGSLDDATSATPWASPTSTTMYTVQINDGVCSRTYNRLLRVSELALSAVVTNPLCFGNSNGAINLSHAGGYAPYTYSWTGPGGFTASTQDISGLVAGTYTVTVTDAACTRTQSFNLIAPTTLAATLQPAILAFGQNIACFGGNTGSIDATVSGGTGPYTIAWNGPGGYTNNGADISGLYAGAYTLNVIDANGCTVSANTTLTQTTAMDADITATSSVVCFGDGQGSASVSVTGGVPPYAYAWNSAPVQNTSTATGLPASNYTVTVTDGYGCSTTANTTVLGPTQALTAQLSAQTNVLCFGNSTGSATASASGGTAPYAYSWNTVPAQNTATASGLAAGTWTCTVTDVNGCITSIDATITQPASAVSVSLFAQTDVLCFGNSTGSATATAAGGVGPYNYTWNTVPVQHGATAINLTAGTYTCTAADVNGCTGTVNVTIAQPAATLSASITAQTNVGCFGANTGSATISVVGGTAPYTYNWNSAPAQNTATLGNVPVGTYTCTVTDANGCTTTQNATITQPAAALSASVSGQINVLCFGNNSGSATVNASNGTGPYTYSWNTVPIQTSATATGLAAGSYTCTITDANGCAIQRTAVITQPVAGLSAGIASQVDVACFGNSSGSATVSANGGTGAYSYSWNTIPVQSAATATNLPVGAWTCTVTDANGCTAQATANIAQPATALAASLDAQTNVGCFGTSTGSATVSASGGTSPYSYSWNTIPAQTTASANGLAAGNYTCTVTDANGCTTDQGVTITQPAAALSATGAVLHAICNGTNNGSIDLTINGGTGPFTTAWTGPSGYSAATADITALFAGVYTVLITDANGCTFVQAFTVTEPGTFTVSATPAVFNGSNVSCTGGSNGSIAINATGGTPNYTYAWTGPNGFSAVTEDISGLAAGTYVFILTDANGCQAGETVTLTEPAALAGSATSPDMGNGFEITCFGGANGSIDANVSGGTAPFTYSWSGPGAFSSNAQDISSLSAGTYNLQITDANGCMSNTGITLDAPPQLVLNTDGLTDVSCNGGNDGSASVVAIGGVLPHSFGWNTVPVQNGPSASGLEAGTWTVTLTDANNCSTTHNVVVSEPAAVLSATISSSMDVLCFGNATASATASANGGTAPYTYSWNTSPLQNTATASSLGAGTWTCTITDVNGCTTTVDVTIAQPAAGLSASINAQQNVSCFGAANGSATAIAIGGTGPYTYSWNTLPVQNGATLNNVGPGTYTVNVEDANGCTTTAQVTITSPSAPVSVGLVSSADQTCFGSGNGQATVLASGGTSPFSYAWNTVPVQTGATAVGLGTGTWTATVTDANGCTAQLPVTIGGPSAPLALAATSIVDVLCFQDSTGEATVAASGGTAPYTYTWLTVPAVNGPTLSNAVAGTFSVVVTDANGCTAGTNVTIAQPAAGVNAYVESFQNVSCFGGNDAYATVEVSGGSGSYTITWNTVPQQLGATATGLSAGIYTVTITDNNGCDTPKDHPVVITQPAASLAITSTVSTFGAFNVQCNGDDNGWIDVTVTGGTAPYNYIWTDDFGGTTGIQDLSNLTAGNYYLTVTDANGCATSSTWTLTEPAPLTSSANITTAACQGSSDGAVDITVGGGALPYTYNWTGPNGFTANSQDINNVVAGVYHLVITDANGCTLVQDHDVNQPGMFTLSAVVSNYNGNGVSCSTASNGSIEATLTGGTLPYLFNWSGPNGFSATTEDITNVPAGTYALNITDGNGCGSFQSWTITAPAVLNVSAVAAQMNGSNVSCNGATNGSINATITGGTPGYTIAWAGPNGYTANTEDITNLAAGTYTLSITDLNGCTASTSVILTQPTTLTNTLTTSTYNSGNAIACDGGSNGSIDLTVAGGTAPYTVSWTGPNGFTANTVDIGGLQAGTYTATITDANGCTSSASATLTAPAPLGLNSTVSSYIGGNAVSCNSATDGSINITVVGGGGNNTFQWTGSNAFTSTNEDVSGLGAGTFQVLVTDQNGCTSSASFTLTAPTPLDATAVITTAACQGADNGAVDVTAAGGTAPYTFLWSGPGAFTSNNEDISSLFAGVYTVLVTDANGCTYSESFDVNQPGLFTISANVTTYPGGFNTSCAGAADGSIDLSVTGATPPYFFFWSGPNGFSAITEDITGLASGSYQVTITDQNGCSIFHVYSITSAQPVGLGLVATTFSGGVNTSCNGVADGGIDATATGGVAPYNFFWSGPNGFVAITEDVTGLEPGTYILQVTDAVGCSATASVTLTGPTPMNNTVTTSVFGGGNGVSCNGVNDGTIDLTVSGGTLPYIIQWTGPNGFTSNNEDLTGLAGGSYDVLITDANGCTAIASAMLVEPAPINIVLNPSLFGGGFNIACNGDTNGSITASTSGGSGGYTFAWSGPNGFTSSDGSISGLGAGTYTLTATDMNGCTAASSITLQAPQPLQTAQLLSDVGNGYQVSCGGGDGSVDLTVNGGTAPYQFDWTGSNGFGALTEDIAGLNAGTYSVNVIDANGCVAGSSATLTAPGLLQATLAITGSVCDGTDDGAIDLAITGGTAPYTTIWSGPNGFASNSEDISALAGGSYTVNVTDAGTCSGQWSATIAASAAYTFDLYVSDYGNFNIPCAGDSTGVIEVDVTGGAGALDIAWTGPNGFTANGITDFAGLLAGDYTVTVTDTNGCVLDSTITLTEPIAPIGASLTAALYPSGTNVSCNGASDGSIDLTVSGGTAPYIFDWRGPDSVFYSTEDISGLIAGDYEIVVTDTNQCSFTTTITLTEPDSALASIIVLSQFAGGYSTSCNGNSDGTIGVTISGGSGGNVFSWTGPNGYTSNLDSIGGLVAGTYMLTVTDTNGCVLTQSIDITAPEPLEPVLTPAVFPSGSNTSCAGLNDGSVDASVFGGAPNYNLAWSGPNGFSSSSAVISGLEPGTYCLVVTDSNDCSVQECVDIVANTAMITSTTSTDANCGASTGGVDLTVNGGGAPYTFSWETGATSEDLSGVIAGNYSVTITDANGCQLVDSAIVNGSAALTAEAVTTNVFCNGGDDGSIDLSILTGSAPYGFDWSNGSTDEDPSGLSADDYTVTITDAYGCTWTGSWTVGETTAIGVDSTVTVHGNGYNVSTYGGSDGSIALDVTGGTGPYTYDWSNGATSATVNGLPAGTYNVTITDANGCSIMLSFTLDQPTTLEMPTGFSPNDDGSNDAYIVHGLEGFPNNRMLVVNRWGNTVFDQLNYRNDWRGENQQGEALPNGTYFVIITINEGEQTLQNYVDLRR; this is translated from the coding sequence ATGCGGAACACGACCCTCCGGAACCTGTTGCTGTCGATCCCGGCCGGCCTTCTCGGTCAAGCCGGTTTCGGTCAATTGAGCGTTGCCCCACAAACCGACCTGCAGCAGCTGGCCGAGGCCATCACCGGCCCGGGCGTGCAGATCAGCAACCCCACCATAACCTGCCACACAGAGGGATACGGTGAATTCACGTACACCGGCATTGGGCTCTCCGTTTCCAATGGGGTGATCCTAACCACGGGCCGCATGACGGATGCCCTGGGGCCGAACAACAACGGTGGATCGAACTGGTTCGCGCAGAACACGGCCGGCGATCCTCTGCTGGATGCGGTGACGGGCAGGACCACACGCGACGCGTGCAAATTCGAGTTCGACATCATTCCGAGCGGCGATTCGCTGCAGTTCGATTTCGTGTTCGCCAGCGAGGAATACAACGAGTGGGTAGGCTCGCAGTTCAATGACGTGTTCGGCTTCTTCATCAGCGGCCCGGGCATCGTAGGCGATCCCGGTGCCGGTGGACAGAAGAACATCGCCCTGGTGCCCGGCACGGCAACGCCAGTGACGATCAACAACGTGAACAACGGCAGCAACAGCGCCTTCTATCAGGACAATACCGGCGGCACATCGACGCAATACGACGGGTACACTGTGGGATTGTCTGCGAAGGCGATGGTTTCCGCCTGTGAAACCTATCACCTCCGCCTTGTCGTGGCGGATGCCACGGACCGCAAGTACGATTCCGGGGTGTTCATCGATCAGGTGAGCAGCCCGACGGTCACCATGTCCAGCTACACGCTGAACGGTAAGCCCGAGATGGTTGAAGGTTGCAATCCCGGCTGGGTCCGTTTCACCCGCACTCCGGTGACCAATCAACCATTGGTGCTGCAGTACTACCTTCAGGGAACGGCCATCAACGGAACGGATTACAGTGCCATCGCGCCGATCAATCCGTTGCTCCCGAAAACGATCACCATCCCTGCGAACCAGGCCTTCGTGGACCGCAACATTGACCCCGGTGCTGATGCGGTGAACGAGCCCGTTGAAACCGTGAAATTCATCCTGGGCAACCCGAATTGCCCCGGCCAGAACCTGGACTCGTTGGTCTTCAACATCCGGGACACCATCCTCGCCACCGTCACGCCGTTGAACGCCACCATTTGTGAAGGCGACTCCGTACAGTACACCATCTCCGGGGGAAGCACTTTCGAATGGACCCCAGCGGGATCGTTGGATGATGCAACAAGCGCAACACCTTGGGCATCGCCGACATCCACGACCATGTACACCGTTCAGATCAACGACGGTGTTTGCTCCCGAACGTACAACCGTTTGCTCCGCGTGAGCGAACTGGCCCTCAGCGCCGTGGTCACCAACCCGCTCTGCTTCGGCAACAGCAATGGCGCCATCAACTTGAGCCATGCAGGCGGCTACGCACCCTACACCTACAGTTGGACGGGTCCGGGCGGCTTCACCGCAAGCACACAGGACATCAGTGGTCTCGTTGCCGGCACTTACACGGTCACCGTGACGGATGCTGCATGCACACGCACGCAGAGCTTCAACCTCATTGCGCCGACAACGCTAGCGGCCACCCTTCAACCGGCCATTCTGGCGTTCGGGCAGAACATCGCCTGCTTCGGTGGGAACACCGGTAGCATTGATGCCACCGTAAGTGGTGGCACCGGCCCGTACACGATCGCATGGAACGGACCGGGCGGCTACACGAACAACGGAGCTGACATCAGCGGACTTTACGCCGGGGCATACACACTGAACGTTATCGACGCGAACGGCTGCACGGTCAGTGCCAACACAACGCTTACGCAAACCACCGCGATGGACGCGGACATCACTGCCACGAGCAGTGTCGTTTGCTTCGGTGATGGACAAGGCAGCGCATCGGTATCCGTCACGGGCGGGGTGCCTCCATATGCGTACGCCTGGAACAGCGCACCTGTTCAAAACACTTCTACAGCGACCGGCCTTCCTGCCAGCAATTACACCGTTACGGTAACGGATGGCTACGGCTGCAGCACAACGGCCAACACCACGGTGCTCGGCCCAACGCAAGCCCTGACCGCGCAGCTCAGCGCACAGACCAACGTGCTGTGCTTCGGGAACAGCACAGGCAGCGCCACCGCGAGCGCCAGCGGCGGCACCGCACCTTACGCGTACAGTTGGAACACGGTACCCGCGCAGAACACAGCCACTGCGAGCGGCCTTGCTGCGGGTACTTGGACCTGCACCGTTACCGATGTGAACGGGTGCATCACGAGCATCGATGCCACCATCACACAGCCTGCAAGCGCTGTTTCCGTTTCGCTCTTCGCACAAACCGACGTGCTGTGCTTCGGCAACAGCACCGGCAGCGCAACTGCAACAGCAGCCGGTGGTGTTGGTCCGTACAACTACACCTGGAACACTGTGCCTGTGCAGCACGGCGCCACGGCCATCAACCTCACCGCGGGCACTTACACCTGCACGGCGGCCGATGTGAACGGCTGCACGGGCACCGTGAACGTGACGATCGCTCAGCCTGCAGCAACACTCAGCGCGAGCATCACTGCGCAAACGAACGTTGGTTGCTTCGGCGCAAATACCGGATCAGCAACGATCAGCGTAGTCGGTGGCACTGCACCGTACACGTACAACTGGAACAGCGCACCGGCGCAGAACACCGCCACCCTTGGCAACGTTCCGGTCGGCACATATACGTGCACGGTAACGGATGCAAATGGCTGCACCACCACGCAGAACGCGACCATCACCCAACCCGCTGCAGCCCTAAGTGCCAGCGTGAGCGGTCAGATCAATGTGCTCTGCTTCGGCAACAACTCTGGCAGTGCAACGGTGAACGCCAGCAATGGCACGGGCCCCTACACCTATAGCTGGAACACGGTCCCCATCCAAACGAGCGCTACGGCGACCGGTCTCGCCGCCGGTAGTTACACCTGCACCATCACGGATGCCAACGGATGCGCCATCCAGCGCACCGCTGTCATCACGCAACCGGTCGCTGGCCTGAGCGCGGGCATTGCTTCGCAGGTGGATGTTGCCTGCTTCGGCAACAGCAGCGGCAGCGCAACGGTGAGCGCCAACGGTGGCACCGGAGCTTACTCCTACAGTTGGAACACCATCCCTGTGCAATCCGCGGCCACGGCCACCAACCTGCCCGTCGGCGCATGGACCTGCACGGTAACGGACGCGAACGGCTGCACCGCACAAGCAACTGCGAACATCGCACAACCGGCCACCGCCCTGGCTGCATCGCTCGATGCACAAACCAATGTCGGCTGCTTCGGTACCAGCACCGGAAGCGCAACGGTAAGCGCCTCGGGCGGAACTTCACCTTACAGCTATTCCTGGAACACGATCCCGGCACAGACCACGGCCAGTGCCAACGGCTTGGCGGCTGGTAACTACACCTGCACGGTAACCGATGCCAATGGTTGCACAACGGACCAAGGTGTGACGATCACACAGCCCGCCGCAGCGCTTTCAGCAACAGGAGCCGTGCTCCACGCCATCTGCAACGGAACGAACAACGGCAGTATCGACCTCACCATCAACGGTGGCACGGGTCCGTTCACCACCGCATGGACCGGTCCGAGCGGCTACTCCGCCGCCACTGCGGACATCACTGCGCTATTCGCCGGGGTTTACACGGTGCTGATCACCGATGCCAACGGTTGCACGTTCGTGCAGGCCTTTACCGTGACCGAGCCAGGGACGTTCACCGTTTCCGCAACTCCTGCGGTGTTCAACGGCAGCAACGTTTCTTGCACTGGAGGCAGCAACGGCAGCATTGCGATCAACGCCACTGGTGGCACGCCCAACTACACCTATGCGTGGACAGGGCCGAACGGCTTCAGTGCTGTCACCGAGGATATCAGCGGCCTTGCAGCTGGCACGTACGTGTTCATCCTTACGGACGCCAACGGTTGCCAAGCCGGCGAAACGGTTACGTTGACCGAGCCTGCCGCACTCGCCGGTTCCGCGACAAGTCCGGACATGGGCAACGGCTTCGAGATCACCTGCTTCGGCGGTGCCAATGGCAGTATCGACGCCAATGTGAGCGGTGGCACGGCGCCGTTCACTTATAGCTGGTCGGGCCCGGGAGCATTCAGCAGCAACGCGCAAGACATCAGTTCGCTGAGTGCAGGCACCTACAACCTCCAGATCACCGATGCCAATGGTTGCATGAGCAACACAGGCATCACCCTCGACGCACCGCCGCAACTGGTGCTGAACACTGACGGCCTCACCGATGTGTCCTGCAATGGTGGCAACGATGGCTCTGCCAGCGTGGTGGCCATCGGTGGAGTGCTCCCCCACTCGTTCGGCTGGAACACGGTCCCCGTACAGAACGGTCCGTCGGCTTCGGGTCTTGAAGCGGGGACATGGACCGTGACCCTGACAGACGCGAACAATTGCAGCACCACTCACAACGTAGTGGTATCCGAACCGGCCGCCGTATTGTCCGCGACCATCAGCAGCAGCATGGATGTGCTCTGCTTCGGCAACGCTACCGCGTCCGCCACGGCAAGCGCGAACGGCGGAACAGCTCCCTACACCTACAGCTGGAACACCAGCCCTCTGCAGAACACGGCCACCGCCAGCTCGCTTGGCGCAGGAACATGGACTTGCACCATCACCGATGTGAACGGTTGCACGACGACGGTGGACGTCACGATCGCGCAACCCGCCGCAGGTCTTTCCGCATCCATCAACGCACAACAGAACGTGAGCTGCTTCGGTGCCGCGAACGGTAGTGCCACCGCCATAGCCATTGGAGGCACGGGACCTTACACCTATTCATGGAACACGTTGCCGGTCCAGAACGGTGCTACGCTCAATAACGTGGGTCCAGGCACCTACACCGTGAACGTTGAAGATGCCAATGGCTGCACGACCACTGCGCAGGTGACCATCACTTCCCCCTCGGCTCCTGTTTCAGTGGGCCTGGTGAGCAGCGCGGACCAGACCTGTTTCGGTAGCGGCAACGGCCAGGCTACGGTGCTCGCCAGCGGTGGTACCTCTCCTTTCAGCTACGCGTGGAACACGGTACCCGTGCAGACGGGTGCGACAGCAGTTGGCCTTGGCACCGGCACATGGACAGCAACTGTAACCGATGCGAACGGCTGCACGGCACAACTGCCTGTGACCATCGGCGGGCCCAGCGCTCCGCTGGCACTGGCAGCGACGAGCATTGTTGACGTGCTCTGCTTCCAGGACAGCACAGGCGAAGCAACCGTGGCTGCCAGCGGCGGTACCGCACCATACACCTACACCTGGTTGACCGTCCCAGCAGTGAACGGTCCGACGCTGAGCAATGCCGTCGCAGGTACGTTCAGCGTGGTGGTGACCGACGCGAACGGTTGCACGGCCGGCACCAACGTCACCATTGCACAACCAGCGGCCGGTGTCAACGCCTACGTGGAGAGCTTCCAGAACGTAAGCTGCTTCGGCGGCAACGACGCCTATGCCACTGTGGAAGTCAGCGGCGGCAGCGGCAGCTACACCATCACATGGAACACGGTCCCGCAACAGCTCGGCGCCACAGCGACCGGCCTGAGCGCAGGCATCTACACCGTGACCATCACCGACAACAACGGTTGCGACACGCCGAAAGATCATCCGGTGGTCATCACCCAACCGGCTGCGTCGTTGGCCATCACGAGCACGGTAAGCACGTTCGGTGCGTTCAACGTTCAGTGCAACGGCGATGACAACGGCTGGATCGATGTGACCGTGACCGGCGGCACTGCGCCCTACAACTACATCTGGACCGACGACTTCGGCGGGACCACGGGCATTCAGGACCTGAGCAACCTCACGGCCGGCAACTACTACCTCACGGTAACGGATGCCAACGGCTGCGCTACCAGTTCGACCTGGACCCTAACGGAGCCTGCGCCGCTGACCAGTTCAGCGAACATCACCACGGCTGCTTGCCAAGGCAGCAGTGATGGTGCAGTTGACATCACCGTGGGCGGAGGAGCCCTCCCTTACACCTACAACTGGACGGGACCGAACGGCTTCACAGCCAACAGTCAGGACATCAACAACGTCGTGGCGGGTGTTTACCACCTGGTGATCACGGATGCGAACGGCTGCACTCTGGTGCAAGACCACGATGTGAACCAACCCGGCATGTTCACCTTGAGCGCTGTAGTGAGCAACTACAACGGCAATGGTGTCTCGTGCTCAACGGCGAGCAATGGCAGCATCGAGGCAACGCTGACCGGGGGCACGCTCCCCTATCTGTTCAACTGGAGCGGGCCGAACGGATTCAGTGCCACTACAGAGGACATCACCAACGTGCCTGCCGGGACCTACGCTTTGAACATCACCGATGGCAACGGGTGCGGCTCCTTCCAGAGCTGGACCATCACCGCACCTGCAGTGCTGAACGTTAGCGCAGTTGCTGCACAGATGAACGGCAGCAACGTGAGCTGCAATGGCGCCACGAACGGCAGCATCAATGCGACCATCACAGGCGGGACACCAGGCTACACCATCGCGTGGGCGGGCCCGAACGGCTACACCGCCAACACCGAGGACATCACCAACCTCGCTGCCGGCACGTACACCCTCTCCATCACGGACCTCAACGGTTGCACGGCTTCAACCAGTGTCATACTGACGCAGCCCACAACGTTGACGAACACGCTGACCACTTCCACCTACAACAGCGGCAATGCGATCGCATGCGATGGTGGCAGCAACGGAAGCATCGACTTGACGGTGGCCGGTGGTACCGCGCCTTACACCGTTTCCTGGACCGGTCCGAACGGATTCACCGCGAACACCGTTGATATCGGTGGCTTGCAGGCGGGCACCTATACCGCGACCATCACGGACGCCAACGGATGCACGTCTTCCGCCAGCGCTACGCTCACGGCCCCTGCACCCCTCGGGCTGAACAGCACGGTGAGCAGCTACATCGGCGGCAACGCAGTGTCCTGCAACAGCGCAACCGACGGTAGCATCAACATCACCGTGGTGGGCGGCGGCGGCAACAACACGTTCCAGTGGACGGGCAGCAACGCCTTCACCAGCACCAACGAGGATGTGAGCGGCCTTGGCGCCGGCACATTCCAAGTGCTTGTGACCGACCAGAACGGCTGCACTTCGAGCGCAAGCTTCACCCTTACGGCGCCAACACCGCTTGATGCCACCGCTGTGATCACCACCGCAGCTTGCCAAGGAGCCGACAACGGAGCAGTTGACGTTACCGCCGCCGGGGGTACCGCACCGTACACCTTCCTCTGGAGCGGGCCTGGTGCCTTCACCAGTAACAACGAAGACATCAGCAGCCTCTTCGCAGGCGTGTACACCGTGCTCGTTACCGATGCGAACGGTTGCACCTACAGCGAGAGCTTCGATGTGAACCAGCCGGGCCTGTTCACCATCTCGGCCAACGTAACCACCTACCCCGGCGGCTTCAATACGAGTTGTGCCGGTGCCGCCGATGGCTCCATCGATCTATCGGTCACGGGTGCCACGCCTCCCTACTTCTTCTTCTGGAGCGGGCCCAACGGCTTCAGCGCGATCACCGAGGACATTACCGGGCTCGCCAGCGGAAGCTACCAAGTGACCATCACGGACCAGAACGGCTGCAGCATCTTCCATGTGTACTCGATCACATCAGCCCAACCAGTGGGTCTGGGACTCGTCGCCACCACGTTCAGTGGCGGTGTGAACACCAGCTGCAACGGTGTCGCTGATGGCGGCATCGATGCGACGGCAACGGGCGGCGTGGCTCCGTACAACTTCTTCTGGAGCGGCCCCAATGGTTTCGTGGCCATTACCGAAGACGTGACCGGTCTTGAACCCGGCACCTACATCCTGCAAGTGACGGATGCGGTCGGCTGCAGCGCCACGGCAAGCGTCACCCTCACAGGGCCGACGCCCATGAACAACACTGTCACCACAAGCGTGTTCGGTGGTGGCAATGGCGTGAGCTGCAATGGCGTGAACGATGGCACCATCGATCTGACAGTGAGCGGCGGCACACTGCCATACATCATCCAGTGGACCGGACCGAACGGCTTCACCAGCAACAACGAAGACCTGACCGGCTTGGCAGGTGGCAGCTACGATGTGCTCATCACCGATGCGAACGGTTGCACGGCTATAGCGAGCGCTATGCTGGTGGAACCAGCGCCCATCAACATTGTACTGAACCCCTCGCTCTTCGGTGGCGGCTTCAACATCGCCTGCAACGGCGACACCAATGGCAGCATCACAGCAAGCACCAGCGGTGGTTCTGGCGGTTACACGTTCGCATGGAGCGGCCCGAACGGCTTCACCAGCAGCGACGGGAGCATCAGCGGCCTCGGGGCAGGAACCTACACACTCACCGCGACTGACATGAACGGTTGCACGGCCGCGAGCAGCATCACGCTCCAGGCCCCGCAGCCCCTGCAAACAGCCCAGCTGCTGAGCGATGTTGGCAACGGCTACCAGGTCAGCTGCGGCGGGGGCGATGGCAGTGTGGACCTCACCGTGAACGGCGGCACGGCACCCTACCAGTTCGATTGGACGGGCAGCAACGGGTTCGGTGCGCTCACCGAGGACATCGCCGGACTGAATGCTGGAACCTATAGCGTGAACGTGATCGATGCCAACGGATGTGTTGCGGGCAGCAGTGCAACCCTCACCGCGCCGGGGCTCTTGCAAGCAACACTTGCCATCACCGGCAGCGTGTGCGACGGAACGGATGACGGTGCCATCGATCTCGCTATCACGGGCGGCACAGCGCCGTACACGACCATTTGGAGCGGCCCCAACGGATTCGCAAGCAACAGCGAAGACATCAGTGCTTTGGCTGGCGGTTCCTACACCGTGAACGTGACCGATGCTGGTACGTGCAGCGGCCAGTGGAGCGCCACCATTGCCGCGTCGGCGGCCTACACGTTCGACCTCTACGTGAGCGATTACGGCAACTTCAACATCCCGTGCGCGGGTGACAGCACCGGTGTCATCGAAGTGGACGTGACCGGTGGTGCAGGCGCATTGGACATCGCTTGGACCGGCCCGAACGGTTTCACGGCGAACGGCATCACCGACTTCGCAGGCTTGTTGGCCGGCGACTACACCGTGACCGTCACCGACACGAACGGATGTGTGCTCGACAGCACCATTACGCTCACCGAACCCATCGCTCCGATCGGAGCATCACTCACGGCCGCCCTCTACCCAAGTGGCACCAACGTCAGTTGCAACGGAGCAAGCGACGGCAGCATCGACCTCACCGTGAGCGGCGGCACGGCCCCTTACATCTTCGATTGGCGCGGTCCCGACAGCGTGTTCTACTCGACCGAGGACATCAGCGGGCTCATCGCAGGCGATTACGAGATCGTGGTCACCGACACGAACCAGTGCTCGTTCACCACGACCATCACGCTCACTGAGCCTGACAGCGCCTTGGCATCGATCATCGTTCTCAGCCAGTTCGCAGGTGGTTACAGCACAAGCTGCAACGGCAACAGCGATGGCACAATCGGTGTGACGATCAGTGGTGGAAGCGGTGGCAACGTGTTCTCCTGGACCGGTCCAAATGGCTACACCAGCAACTTGGACAGCATCGGTGGTCTGGTTGCAGGCACCTATATGCTGACCGTCACTGATACCAACGGCTGCGTCCTGACGCAGAGCATCGACATCACCGCACCCGAACCGCTGGAACCCGTTCTGACACCCGCAGTGTTCCCCAGCGGAAGCAATACGAGCTGCGCTGGCCTGAACGACGGCAGCGTCGACGCGAGCGTGTTCGGCGGTGCGCCCAACTACAACCTCGCTTGGAGCGGCCCGAACGGGTTCTCCAGCAGCAGCGCAGTGATCAGCGGTCTTGAACCGGGCACCTATTGCCTGGTGGTGACCGACAGCAATGACTGCAGCGTGCAGGAGTGCGTGGACATCGTTGCCAACACCGCAATGATCACCAGCACCACCAGCACCGACGCCAACTGCGGCGCCAGCACGGGCGGTGTGGACCTGACCGTGAACGGCGGCGGCGCGCCGTACACCTTCAGCTGGGAAACCGGCGCAACTAGCGAGGATCTCAGCGGCGTGATTGCAGGCAACTACAGCGTGACCATCACCGATGCCAACGGTTGCCAATTGGTTGACAGCGCTATCGTGAATGGTTCAGCCGCCTTGACGGCCGAGGCAGTGACCACCAATGTCTTCTGCAATGGCGGTGACGATGGCAGCATCGACCTGTCCATTCTCACCGGCAGCGCGCCGTACGGCTTCGACTGGAGCAACGGCAGCACGGACGAGGACCCCAGCGGGCTGTCAGCCGATGACTACACCGTGACCATCACCGACGCCTACGGCTGCACTTGGACCGGCAGTTGGACGGTGGGTGAAACCACGGCCATCGGGGTGGACAGCACCGTGACCGTCCACGGCAACGGATACAATGTGAGCACCTACGGTGGAAGCGACGGCAGCATCGCGTTGGACGTGACCGGAGGAACCGGACCCTACACCTATGACTGGAGCAACGGTGCAACCTCAGCGACTGTGAACGGTTTGCCCGCAGGCACGTACAACGTCACCATTACAGACGCGAACGGCTGCTCCATCATGCTCTCATTCACACTCGACCAGCCGACAACGCTCGAGATGCCGACAGGCTTCAGCCCGAACGACGACGGCAGCAACGACGCCTACATCGTGCACGGCCTGGAAGGCTTCCCCAACAATCGAATGCTCGTGGTGAACCGCTGGGGCAACACGGTGTTCGACCAGCTCAACTACAGGAACGATTGGCGCGGTGAGAACCAGCAAGGTGAAGCGCTGCCCAACGGCACCTACTTCGTGATCATCACCATCAACGAGGGCGAACAAACCCTGCAGAACTATGTGGACCTCCGCCGCTGA